GGTGAGCGAGGAAATTGACAAGGGTCGCATTCTTGCGCAGGTGAAGGTGCCCGTGCTGGAAGGCGATACGCCCGAAGTGCTTGCCGCCCGTGTGCTCGAACAGGAACACAACCTGTATTGGAAGACCATCCGCGACTATGCCGCGACGTTGGGACTGTCCTAAAGCATTATGAAGTTCAAACTGCCCGAATTTCTGGAAGATGTCTCCACGCCGATTGAAGGCGAGGTTGCCATGCGGAAGTTTGCCTGCGATATCGCGGGTTCGGGCTGTTCGCGCTCGTTAGACCTCTTCGCCGCAGAAGAAGCCCCGCGTGCCGATATCCTGGTGGGAATTGACGAGGTGGGGCGTGGCCCGCTTGCCGGCCCCGTGGTGGCATGTGCCGCCGTGCTCAAGGCCCCAGATATCATGCCTGCCCTGAACGATTCGAAGAAGCTTTCGCGAAAAAAGCGCGAGGCGATGTTCGACGACGTGAAGGATGCGTGCGCCTGCTATGCGATTGCAAGCGCTTCTGTCGAAGAAATCGACAAGATGAATATTCTGGAGGCGGATTTTTTGGCGATGCGCCGCGCCCTGCAGGCGCTGGGCTTGCCGGGAATATCCGAATCCGCGCCCGAGATTCCGGTGGAAGTGAAGGGAAGTTTTGCCGAAGTTGCCGGCAAGCCGGTCCCCCGTGTGTTCATCGCGGTCGACGGCAACCTGAAGATTCGCAACGTCCCTGCCGAAATGCAGATGCCCGTGGTGAAGGGGGACGGGCGCATCGCGAGCATTTCGGCTGCCTCCATCCTGGCGAAGGTTTTCCGTGACCGCTATATGGACAAGCTTGCCGAAACCTATCCGGCATATGGTTTCGAGAAAAATGCGGGCTACGGTTCGAAGACTCATCTCGACGCCATTCGTAAATTCGGGTTTACACCGGAGCATCGCAGAAGTTTCCACGTCAAGGAACTGGACTGCGCATGCAGTGACAATTAGGGCCGTTTTTAGGTTCTTAAGTTGGTCTTAAAAAAATCTTTTTGCTACATTGGGTTCGGGGTGGTTGTTCCCGCCCGAAGTTTTATTTGAGGAGGTTCCTTTGAACAATTCTATACCTCTTGTACAGATGGTACTTCAGTCCGATATCGCGACGATTGTAGTGCTGTGCATATTGGCTATCATGTCTCTCGGTTCCTGGGGCATTATCATCGTGAAGTTCTTCACCTACCGCAGGAGCAAGCACGCCAACGCTGAATTCTTCCGCAAGTTCAGCACGGTGACCCAGTTCGTGCAGCTGCAGGGCCTTTGCGAGACCGCCGAGGACAGTGCGCTGCGCCGCCTGACGGCCGAAGTGCTGAAAGAGGCCTCCAAATTCAGTAATTTCGTGAGTTACGACTCCATCCAGCACCGTGCATCGCTCCTGGAAGACACCATCCAGCGTTCCATCGAAGGCCTGCGCCTTACCGAAGACCGCTACCTGAGCTTCCTCGCTACGAGTTCGAACCTGGCCCCGTTCTTCGGTCTCTTGGGTACGGTGTGGGGCATCATGATCGCATTCTTCCAGATCGGCCAGCACGGTTCCGCCGACCTTAGCGTCGTCGCCCCGGGTATCGCTATGGCCTTGATTACCACGGTGGGCGGCCTTGTGGTCGCTATCCCGGCATCTGCGGGCTATAACTATTTCACCAGCTGCAACGGCCAGAACGAAATCTCTTACTTCAACTTCGGTTCCCAGGTGTTGAGCCTGTTCAAGCGCGGCGACTTGCTCGCCCTCGAAGAAGTTGCCGGCTAGGAGGCTTAGGTGAAGCGTAGCCGCGGAAAAGAACTCAAGCAGGAGATGAACCTCACGAACATGATTGATATCGTGTTCTCGATTCTCATCGTGTTCATCATCTCTGCGCCGCTCATGAGTCAGGGCGTGAAGGTCGACCTGCCGAAGGCCGAAGCCCCGACTATGGAGCAGGAAAAACTATTGAAGGTGTCCATCACGAAGGACGAGGAAATCTACATCGCCGACATGCAGGTGGATTTCGACAGCTTCAACAGGGTGTTCAAGTCGCTCTGGAACGGAGAGATGGCGGTTGTCATCAATTCCGACGAAACCGTCCAGTACGGACTGGTGATGAAGGTCGTGACCAAGGTGCAGAAACTGGGAGTCACGAAACTCGGATTCCTCACCATGAACCCCAAAGAAAAACCGGGTAAATGAGCAAGCAGGAAGACAGAATTCAGTATTTTAGCTCGGACGTGGATTCCACGCTCGTGAAGATAATCGTAGTTGCGGTTATCTTCCATTTCGCCATTGTCGCCTTCTTTATCGGGCTGCATTACGTGAACATGAAGCCCGAGCCCGAGATGATACCCGTGTTCGAGATGGTGCAGGTGGCGCAGCCCCCGAAGCCCAGACCGGTGCAGCCCAGGCCGGAACCGAAACCCAAGACCGAGCCGCCTAAACCTAAGGTGAACAAAGAATTGCCGCCCGAGATAAAGCCGGAACCGGAAGAGAAGCCCGAGGAGGTGCACGAGGAAGTGCCGCCAGAACCGGAGCCGGAACCGGAACCGCAGGAAGACTTCGACGTGGACGATCTCGACCTGCCGAAGGCCGTGGAGGCGTCCAGCCTGAACCCCGTTGGCTCGGTCGACATGGATCCGCTGATGCAGGTCTATCTGGAACAGTTGAAGAAGATTATCATGAGCAACTTCAAGCCGCCCAAGGATTTGAAGGTGGGCCGCGACGCCAAGACTACGGTTCAGTTCCAGGTGGACCGTTTTGGCGGGATTACCGCGGTGATCTTGAAGCGCTCGTCAGGCAACAAGGCGTGGGACCACCTCTCGGTACGTGCCGTGCAGATTTCGAAGGTTCCCGAACTTCCGCCGAACTACCGCGCACCGAGCCTGGTGTTGCATTTCAACTTTACGCCCAACTAGGACATGACGATGAACTTTTCGAACGAGGATTGCAAGGAAATGAAGCATAGGAATTCGCTGTTAGGCGTATTGGTTTTCTTCTTTCTTCTCTTTGCCCCGGTAGCAAGTTTCGCAGCCATCGATACGATTGCGGTGGATGTGGGAATTTCTGTTTTCAAGACGATGCCCATCGGCATTGTGCCTTTCGAGGAGAAGGGCGCGATTGACTGGGTCGAAGAACAACCGCACAAGATTCTCACGCGCGACGCGAACCTTTCTGGCCGGTTCGACGTGGTGGCGTCCCCGAAGTTCGACCTTGCGAAGTTCAGCCGCGAGCATGCGGATTACTACATGACGGGCAAGGTGGAAAATGCGGGTGCGGGCAGGCTCCGCGTGCAGTGTTTCCTCTATGTCTCCAAGTCGAAGACGCTCCGCCTGGGCGAAAGCTACACGATTCCGCAGAAGGAATTGCGCCGTGCGATTCACGAGTTCTTCGACAAGGCGACTCTTGCCATTTGCGGCGAACGCGGCGTGGCGAGCACGAAGCTTGCCTATGTCTCGAAGATTGACGGAGTCAAGCAGGTCGTGGTCTCGGACTACGACGGCTTCCACCGCAGCCAGGTGACGCGCGATTCTACCATCAGCATGATGCCCGTGTGGAAACGCGGGAACAAGGGACTGGTGTACGTGAATTTCAAGACGCACAGGCCGCGCCTGTACGAGAAGAATTTCGGGGGTGCGGAACATCCGCTGTTCCCGCAGTTCGACCAGACTTATAGCCCCGCGGTGAACCCTGTGACGGGCGAACTGCTGTTCTCTTCGACGGTCGACGGCAAGACGGACTTGTACGTGGGCAACACGGAGACGGGGAAGGCGCGCAAGTTCGCCTACCTGAAGAGCAACCAGACGAGCCCCGCCTGGAGCCCGCGTGCGGCCGAAGTGCTGTTTACGAGCGACCGTGGCGGCAGCCCGCAGATTTTCGTGATGGGCCGCGACGGGAGCGACCTACGCCGCGTGACCTTCATGGGACGTTACAACGAGCGGGCGAGCTGGTCTCCGGAAGGCGACCGCATCGTCTATACCTCGATGGACAACGGCAAGATGAACATCTATACCTGCGCGCTTGACGGGAGTGATATCGTGCAGCTCACGAACAACGCTGGTAACAACGAACACCCGACTTGGTCGCCCGACGGCAAGCTCATTGCCTTCTCGAGCAACAGGAGCGGGACATACCAGATCTACATCATGAGGAAGGACGGGGCGAACGTGACCCGCATTACCAATTCGGGCGAGAACACCGCTCCGACCTGGTCTTTCTTCAACGAAGGGATTAACAACAAAAAGGAAGGTAACAAATGAAGTTATATGCAAAAATCGCCATGATTTCTTGTGCGGCGAGCCTCGCTCTCGTAGCCTGCTCCAAGAACAATCCGCCCGAGACGAACCCGCAGCCCGAGGCCGCTCCGGCCGCCGTGGCACCCGCACCTGAGGCCGCACCCGCTGCCCCCGCTGTGAACGAGGATTCCCTCGCCGCTGAACGCGCTCGCCTGGAAGCTGAACGCCTCGAAGCCGAACGCGCCCGCCTCGAAGCGCTTATCAACCAGATCATGAGCGAAGACGTGTACTTCGATTTCGACCGTTCGGAACTTACCGAAAAGGCTAAGGAACTCCTGGCCCAGGTGGGCGAACTCCTGCTCAAGGAAACTCGCTTCACGGTCACGATTGAAGGCCACACGGATGCCCGCGGTACCGAAGACTACAACTTCACTCTCGGTGCGAAGCGCGCCATGAAGGTGAAGGAATTCCTGAGCGCCTACGGCATCGAAGGCAAGCGCATGGAATCCGTCAGCTACGGCAAGGAAGCTCCGAAGGCTCAGGGCGAGACCGAAGAGGCCTATTCCCAGAACCGCCGCGCGAACTTCCGCGTGAATATCCAGCCGTAATTTAGAGATTAGTCAGGTCATTGGCCAATGGTCGTTGGTTGACCGAGAGGTGCCGAAGGCACAATCGTGAAACTGGCGACTGATAACGAACAACTAATAACTAGTGTAGAAAATGAATAAACTTGCTATAGGAATGCTCTCGGTCGCCATTGCGCTTGTCGGGTGCTCTAGGATTACGATGCTCCGCACCGAAGAAATGAGGAACGTCGGAACGGACGTGCAGGTTTCCGTGAAGGGAAATCTCGATTCCGCAATGCATAGGCTTCGCTCGGACAACAAGGCGCTTCGCAAGCGTCTCGATTCCCTCAAGGCGGAACTGGAAGCGTCGGCTGTGGCGCAGAAGCGCATGATGGCCGAAATCACCATGCTTTCGCGCCGCATGAGCGATGAATCCGAACGTAACGATTCCAGACAGGAAGAAATCATCTACCGCCTGGACATGCTGCTCGGAAAGTCCGACAAAATTCTTGCGAAGAAGGTCGTGGTGAGCGGTGCCCCGCAGGCGCCTCTCTCGCTCGATAGCCTGGAGCGCGAAGCCGAGAAACTGGTGGAAGCAGAGGCGACGTTCAATACGGCGCGTTCCGATTTCCATAGCGGCGAATTCAAGCTCGCGTTCAAGGGCTTCAAGCAGGTTTACGAACAAATGAAGACCGGCGAACTGGCTGAAAATTCTCTCTACTGGATGGGCCTCTGCCTGACGGAAGTGAATCAGAGGGATAAGGCGAAGAAAATCTTTACGAACCTGTCAGAAACCTTCCCTGACGGGGCGAAAGCCTGTCCCGCTATATTCAAGCTGGCCAACCTCTATGGCGAGGAATGCGATATCCAGTCGCAGAAGCAGTACCTCCAGAAGCTCCTTTCCAAGAAGTCCTGCGAAAAGACGGGCGAGTTCGAACAGTCCGCCGAAATCCTGCAGGAAATTCTCGAAAAGGAAGAGAAAACCGCTGCCGGCGAAAAGGTGGAGGCTTGCGTGCCTGTGTCTCGTGCCCCGGCGTCGGGTTCTAAATAACCGGCTCTAAGTAACCGGAAAAGACATTAAAAAAGTCCGACGGGAAACCGCCGGATTTTTTTTATGCTGTCGAGCCGCTTGGAACTGTTACGGTTCGTCGGCGTCGATGACTACGCGTTGCACTTCTGCGCCGAGCTTCGCCATCTTGGCTTCGAAATCTTCGTAACCGCGGTCGAGGTGGTAGATGCGGCTGATTTTGGTTTCGCCTTCGGCGATGAGGGCGGCGAGCACGAGAGCGGCGCTGGCGCGGAGGTCGGAACCCATCACTTCGGCGCCTTCGAGCGGAAGCCCGCCCTTGATGGTGGCGGTGTTCCCGCTGAGCGTGATGTTTGCGCCCAGGCGTTCCATTTCGGCCACGTGCTTGAAGCGGTCGTTATAGACGGTGTCCTGGATGACGCTGTTGCCCGGCACGGAAAGCAGTGTCGCCATGAGGGGCGCCTGCATGTCGGTGGGGTATCCCGGGAAGGGGAGCGTCTGGATGGTGATGGGCTTGAGTTCCTGCCCGCGGGCGTCGACTTCTGCCCAGTCGGGACCTACGGTCACCTTGCAGTTCATGTCGCGGAAAGCGTCGAGCGTAGAGGCGATGTGTTCGGGAATGATCTTGTTGACCCTCACGCGGCCACGCGTAATGGCTGCACCGCAAAGGAATGTGCCGGCCTCGATGCGGTCGGGAATGGTGAAGCCATTACCAGGGCGTAGGGCTTCTACGCCCTGCACCGTCAGGGTGCGCGTGCCGCGGCCCTGAATCTTTGCGCCCATCGAGACGAGGAAGTCCACCAGGTTGTCAATTTCGGGTTCGAGGGCCGCATTCTGCAGCACGCTTGTACCCTTGGCGAGCGTAGCCGCCATGAGCACGTTCACCGTGGCGCCAACGCTCGAAATCGGGAAATGGAATGTACCGCCGGGGAGCCTGCCTTCACAGGTGGCTTCCACGTAACCGCGGGTAAGGGTGATCTTTGCACCGAGCGCCTCGAGCCCCTTCAGGTGCAAGTCCACAGGTCTCGGGCCCCAGGCGCATCCGCCAGGCAGCGAGACGCGGCAGCGTCCGAATCGGGCGACGAGAGGGCCGAGCACGTAGAAGCTCGCGCGCATGGTCTTCACGAGTTCATAGGGCGCTTCCAGGTGGTCGGCGCCGCGGGTGTCAATCCTTAAGCAGTGCGCTTCTCCGCTGATGCGGCAACCGATGACGCGCAACACGTCGCTCATCGTCTTCATGTCCTTCAGGTGCGGGACGTTCGTGATTTCGGAGACTCCGTCGGCGAGGAGGGCTGCTGCCATCACGGCGAGCACGGCGTTCTTCGCACCGGAAATTTCTACTTCCCCATCCAGGGGCTTCTTGACTTGCGGAACGATAAACTGGTACATATTTTTAGTCGGTAGTTATTAGTTTCTAGTTGCTTTTTTCTTCGGGCTCGGATTTGCTCTTCTCTTTCGGAGTGTCAAATACGACGAACGTGCGTGCAATCCAGTCGTGCAGGGCACGGCGCTTGGGGTCGAAAAGGACAATCAGGTAGCCGAAACCGTAAATGAACTGCGAGAGGATGCTGCAAAGGTAGCGTACAATGGAGGTGCTCCAGGAAAGCTTGTTGCCCTCCGGCGTTTCCACGTGGATGTGGAGGAACATCTTGCCGGGTGTCGCCGAGAATATGGCATGGAACACGATGAAGTAAATGGCCTGGATCATGCTCCAGATGGTGATGAGCGATCCGACTCCCGGGGCTTGCACCAACTTGTTTATAGATTCCTGCGACATCGGGTTCTGGAAATAGTCTTGTGCCGCCTGCTGGATGGCGTCCAGGTCGTAGATTCCCGCCTGCGCCAGGATAAAGAGCACGATTCCGCCGGCAAATCCCAAGATAAAGTTGTCTGTAATGAGGGCCGCGGCTCGGATGAAAAAGCCGGCGAACGCCTTTTTCTGCTTGTTGCTCTCGATAATCTGTTCGAGGGCCTTGATGGTGTTCTCGAGTATCTCTTCTTGCTCGGGATTGTTCTCGAAATAGTCCTTTTCGAGGTTGTCGACGGCTTCTTTCCACGTAATCCAGTTCTCTAGGCCGCTGTGCCAAACCAGGGTTTCGCTTGTTATTTTACCCTGTTTTTCGAATTCACGGATATCGTCGATGGAATAGGGACCTTGTCTGCGATCTCCGTCGGTAATGCTTTCGTCTATAAAGAACCACTTCATACGTGCTCCAAAGATAGAAAAAAATGGACCCGAAGTTCGGTGGAAAAAGGCATGCGTTTCAACCAAAATGCCGCGAATTTACTAAATTTCGCGCCATGAGAATGTATAAGCCGGGGCAACGTTTCGTTAGCCAGTCAGAACCGGAATTGGGTCTTGGAGTCGTTTCCGAGGTTCAGGGCCGTACCGTCAAGTTTTTGTTTCCGCTTGTGGGGGAGGTGCGACTCTACCGCACAGACAATGCTCCCGTCGACAGGTTCATTTTGCAGCCGGGCGAAACCGTAAAGAACGACAAGGGTGTTTCTTTCGCAGTGGAAAGCCTCCGCGAGGTGGATGACCTGGTGGTCTACGTGGGCCGTGGTGGCCGCGAGATGAAGGAAGCCGACCTTACCGCAAAGCAGATGGCTAGGCCTTCCGACCTGTTCCGCGCCCTGACTAGCATCGGCAAAGGGCCGAAATCCGACGAAAGCCCGACCGGCAATGTCGCTGACGTGTCTTCGAAGGCGTTCGAACGCCGCCGCCGCGCCATGGAACTTTCGTGCATGTGGAAGTCTTCGCCCGTGCGTGGCATGATTGGCCCGCGCGTGAGCATGATTCCTCACCAGTACTACCTGTGCCACCGTGCCTGTAGCGAATCCGCACTTCCGCGCCTTATGCTGAGCGACGAAGTCGGCCTCGGAAAGACTATCGAGGCGGGTATGATATGGCATGCCCTGAGCATGCGCGGCCGAGTTTCCCGTACGCTCATCATTGTGCCCGAGACCTTGAAGCACCAGTGGATGGTCGAAATGAAGCGCCGCTTCAACCAGCTCTTTACGCTGGTGGACGAAGGCTATATCCGCGGGTTGTTCGTCGGTGTCGCCAAGGACGAGACCAAGCCGAACCCGTTCTTGCAGAGCAACAACATCATCGTCGCGATTGATTTTTTGATTGGCCAGCCCGCACTTATCGAGGACTTGCTCAAGACGCAGTGGGACATGACCATCATCGACGAGGCGCACCACCTGGTTTGCGAAGACGGCTTTACGAGCCACGAGTACATGCTGGCAAATGCCGTGCTTGCGCGTTCGAAGGGCGTGCTGCTTTTGACGGGAACGCCGCTCCAGCTGCATCCTGAAAGTCAGTTCAACCGCCTGAAGATGCTCGATCCGGCCCGATTTGCCGATTACAACGCCTTTATCAAGGAGCAGGAAGAATACCGCAAGTTGGTGAACGACCTCTCCAAGCTCCCGACCGACCCGAATCACAGGATGAACTGGGAAGACCTGTACGACTGCGTCCCCAAGAATTCGAAGATCCGCCCGTGGCTCGAACAGGAAAACTCGAAGTCCATGACCGCAGGCGAGTGGATTCGCCGTATCGTGGACGGCATGGGTACGGGTTCCGTGGTGTTCCGCAATACGCGTAAGGGCGTGGGCGGATTCCCGAAGCGCAAACTCGACGAGATTTGCCTTGAACCGAACCCGAG
This genomic window from Fibrobacter sp. contains:
- a CDS encoding ribonuclease HII, translating into MKFKLPEFLEDVSTPIEGEVAMRKFACDIAGSGCSRSLDLFAAEEAPRADILVGIDEVGRGPLAGPVVACAAVLKAPDIMPALNDSKKLSRKKREAMFDDVKDACACYAIASASVEEIDKMNILEADFLAMRRALQALGLPGISESAPEIPVEVKGSFAEVAGKPVPRVFIAVDGNLKIRNVPAEMQMPVVKGDGRIASISAASILAKVFRDRYMDKLAETYPAYGFEKNAGYGSKTHLDAIRKFGFTPEHRRSFHVKELDCACSDN
- a CDS encoding MotA/TolQ/ExbB proton channel family protein; amino-acid sequence: MNNSIPLVQMVLQSDIATIVVLCILAIMSLGSWGIIIVKFFTYRRSKHANAEFFRKFSTVTQFVQLQGLCETAEDSALRRLTAEVLKEASKFSNFVSYDSIQHRASLLEDTIQRSIEGLRLTEDRYLSFLATSSNLAPFFGLLGTVWGIMIAFFQIGQHGSADLSVVAPGIAMALITTVGGLVVAIPASAGYNYFTSCNGQNEISYFNFGSQVLSLFKRGDLLALEEVAG
- a CDS encoding biopolymer transporter ExbD codes for the protein MKRSRGKELKQEMNLTNMIDIVFSILIVFIISAPLMSQGVKVDLPKAEAPTMEQEKLLKVSITKDEEIYIADMQVDFDSFNRVFKSLWNGEMAVVINSDETVQYGLVMKVVTKVQKLGVTKLGFLTMNPKEKPGK
- a CDS encoding energy transducer TonB, whose product is MSKQEDRIQYFSSDVDSTLVKIIVVAVIFHFAIVAFFIGLHYVNMKPEPEMIPVFEMVQVAQPPKPRPVQPRPEPKPKTEPPKPKVNKELPPEIKPEPEEKPEEVHEEVPPEPEPEPEPQEDFDVDDLDLPKAVEASSLNPVGSVDMDPLMQVYLEQLKKIIMSNFKPPKDLKVGRDAKTTVQFQVDRFGGITAVILKRSSGNKAWDHLSVRAVQISKVPELPPNYRAPSLVLHFNFTPN
- a CDS encoding translocation protein TolB produces the protein MNFSNEDCKEMKHRNSLLGVLVFFFLLFAPVASFAAIDTIAVDVGISVFKTMPIGIVPFEEKGAIDWVEEQPHKILTRDANLSGRFDVVASPKFDLAKFSREHADYYMTGKVENAGAGRLRVQCFLYVSKSKTLRLGESYTIPQKELRRAIHEFFDKATLAICGERGVASTKLAYVSKIDGVKQVVVSDYDGFHRSQVTRDSTISMMPVWKRGNKGLVYVNFKTHRPRLYEKNFGGAEHPLFPQFDQTYSPAVNPVTGELLFSSTVDGKTDLYVGNTETGKARKFAYLKSNQTSPAWSPRAAEVLFTSDRGGSPQIFVMGRDGSDLRRVTFMGRYNERASWSPEGDRIVYTSMDNGKMNIYTCALDGSDIVQLTNNAGNNEHPTWSPDGKLIAFSSNRSGTYQIYIMRKDGANVTRITNSGENTAPTWSFFNEGINNKKEGNK
- a CDS encoding OmpA family protein, yielding MKLYAKIAMISCAASLALVACSKNNPPETNPQPEAAPAAVAPAPEAAPAAPAVNEDSLAAERARLEAERLEAERARLEALINQIMSEDVYFDFDRSELTEKAKELLAQVGELLLKETRFTVTIEGHTDARGTEDYNFTLGAKRAMKVKEFLSAYGIEGKRMESVSYGKEAPKAQGETEEAYSQNRRANFRVNIQP
- a CDS encoding tetratricopeptide repeat protein; translated protein: MNKLAIGMLSVAIALVGCSRITMLRTEEMRNVGTDVQVSVKGNLDSAMHRLRSDNKALRKRLDSLKAELEASAVAQKRMMAEITMLSRRMSDESERNDSRQEEIIYRLDMLLGKSDKILAKKVVVSGAPQAPLSLDSLEREAEKLVEAEATFNTARSDFHSGEFKLAFKGFKQVYEQMKTGELAENSLYWMGLCLTEVNQRDKAKKIFTNLSETFPDGAKACPAIFKLANLYGEECDIQSQKQYLQKLLSKKSCEKTGEFEQSAEILQEILEKEEKTAAGEKVEACVPVSRAPASGSK
- the murA gene encoding UDP-N-acetylglucosamine 1-carboxyvinyltransferase — encoded protein: MYQFIVPQVKKPLDGEVEISGAKNAVLAVMAAALLADGVSEITNVPHLKDMKTMSDVLRVIGCRISGEAHCLRIDTRGADHLEAPYELVKTMRASFYVLGPLVARFGRCRVSLPGGCAWGPRPVDLHLKGLEALGAKITLTRGYVEATCEGRLPGGTFHFPISSVGATVNVLMAATLAKGTSVLQNAALEPEIDNLVDFLVSMGAKIQGRGTRTLTVQGVEALRPGNGFTIPDRIEAGTFLCGAAITRGRVRVNKIIPEHIASTLDAFRDMNCKVTVGPDWAEVDARGQELKPITIQTLPFPGYPTDMQAPLMATLLSVPGNSVIQDTVYNDRFKHVAEMERLGANITLSGNTATIKGGLPLEGAEVMGSDLRASAALVLAALIAEGETKISRIYHLDRGYEDFEAKMAKLGAEVQRVVIDADEP
- a CDS encoding RDD family protein, translated to MKWFFIDESITDGDRRQGPYSIDDIREFEKQGKITSETLVWHSGLENWITWKEAVDNLEKDYFENNPEQEEILENTIKALEQIIESNKQKKAFAGFFIRAAALITDNFILGFAGGIVLFILAQAGIYDLDAIQQAAQDYFQNPMSQESINKLVQAPGVGSLITIWSMIQAIYFIVFHAIFSATPGKMFLHIHVETPEGNKLSWSTSIVRYLCSILSQFIYGFGYLIVLFDPKRRALHDWIARTFVVFDTPKEKSKSEPEEKSN